A single window of Nicotiana sylvestris chromosome 5, ASM39365v2, whole genome shotgun sequence DNA harbors:
- the LOC138868464 gene encoding uncharacterized protein, producing MMKDLMSRKFDFQDLTIVTLTQACSAVVTRPVAEKLSDPGSFTIPCTIGNFAFAKSLCDLGASINLMPLAIYKRLGIGRVRPTSMLLQLADRTVKRPSGILDDVLLQVGKFVFPADFVILDCKVDREIPNNFGKSIPDHREISH from the coding sequence atgatgaaggacttgatgtcccgaaaattcgatttccaagacttgaCCATAGTGACTCTTACTCAGGCCTGTAGTGCTGTGGTGACTAGACCAGTTGCTGAGAAACTGTCTGAcccagggagtttcacaattccctgCACCATTGGTAACTTTGCTTTTGCCAAAtcactttgtgatttgggggctagcataaatcttatgcccctggcgatcTATAAGAGATTAGGGATTGGAAGAGTTAGACCCACTTCTATGTTattgcagctggctgacaggaccgtgaaaagaccctctggtatcttggatgatgtgttgcttcaggtagggaaatttgtgttccctgcagattttgtgattctagattGCAAGGTGGATAGAGAAATTCCCAATAATTTTGGGAAGTCCATTCCTGACCACAGGGAGAtctctcattga